The Thermococcus sp. genomic sequence CAGGAACGCCTTGGAACTCCTCGGCATCGAGGCGCCTGAGAGGATGTGATCATCCCTCCCTCAACACTCTTTCCACAACGGGGTCTATAATTCTGTATTTTCTGTTTTCCCTGGTTATCCACCCCATCTTTTTCAGGTTCCTAAGAAGTTCGCTTAGCCTCGCGTTTGTTACGGGTCCAGCTTTGGCCTCCACGTATTCCTTAATCATGCTCCAGCTGGTCAGCCCCATCGCCACGGCGTGGAGTATGAGCGAATATCTTCTGCTCCTTTTCTCGAGCTCCAGGAGTTCCTCCCTGATGAGCGCCCTAGCCTTTCTCATCGTCATGTCGAGGGCCCGCTCGAAGTCCCCCCTCTTCCAGTAGTGGAAGCCGAACTCGACCAGCCAGCCGGGGATTCCGTCGAGTTCCTCAACGGCGGTTTCTATTTCTTCCTTGGAAACGCTCATGTCAACCTCATTAAAACCCCTCCTGAGGAACTCCCTGGAAAGTTCCCTGCTGAAAGGCTTGACCTCAACCTCCTCGTATATCCTTCCGTAGAGCGGGCTGGAGTAGTCATCGAGGCCCAGGAAGTCATGGAGAAGCCCAACTTCGCCCCGGAGCTCCACCTCAGCGTGTGGAAGGCCTTCCAGGAGAAGCGCTTCAAGGACGCCTTTGAGGGCGCGCGCAGGCTGGCGAAGCTCTCCGGGGTCTACAACCTTGCATCCTCCTTCGGCTCGGCGATAAAGCTGGCAATGTCCCTAAGGGGCTTCTCGATAAAGCCTGTCCTGAGGCCGCCCTACGTCATGGATGGTGAGGAAACGAAAGAAGGGATAGGGAAGCTACTGACAGAGGTTCTTGGCTGACTTCACCTTATCTTGTACCTCAGAAAGGCGGCGATTCCTCCGAAGGCCTTGTAGAACTGCTGGCCTTCCTCCGTGTCGAGAGATATGACCTCGACGTCTGAGCCGGCTTCCTCAGCCATTTTTATGAGCTCCTCAGCCACATCCCATTTATCGAAGCTGATGTTCTGGCTGCCACACTTCGGGCAGTGGGTGAGCCTCTTCCTATAGATGTGGAACTCCTGCTCGCTCATCGTCTTTGTTTCTTCCCAGCCGCAGTTGTTGCACTTCGCGTGAACCCTGACGCGGTCGTATCCCTCGCTGATGAGGAGGGTCTCGACGGCCCCAAGCTCAAGGGCCTTCCTGACTTCCTTCTCACCGTAAGTTATCATTCCGGTGTCCTTGACGAGGTGCTTGAAGAAGTTCTGGATGAGGTGGCGCTCCTTGATGGCCTCGTGGTCCCTGAGGATGTCACTGGCCTTTTCGACGAGCTCCTTGAGGCCGTATTCACCGCTGTAGCTTATGTCGACGACGCCTATTATCTTCTTCCTGAGCTCGTGGTGGAGGTACTCCTTCTCGATGAAGTCCTCCTTGGTCGGGCCGGGGCCACCTATGATTATGCCCCTGAGCTCGCCCTTCTCAAGGAGCGGGAGGAAGACCTTGGCTGCATGCTCCGCTATGCGCTTCATAAACTCGTGTGTTTCCTGCTCGCGAATCCTCTCGTAACGCCTTGCAGACTGACCACCAGCCCTCGTCTTTCCGGGGACATTGGATGTGAGTTCATCTATCACCTCTATCCTCTTGCCCCTAAGCAGGCCTATAGTCGCCTCGTTTTTCTCGACGGTTATGAGGCCATAGGCGTCTTTAACTCGGAGCATCTCCTCAAGCGGCTCGGTGACAAATGTCTGGTCACATCGATAGAGCCTAACTTTGAGCGGCTCCGGGGGGACTATCGCCCAGAGTCGTATATCGCTCACTCCCTCCTGCTCGCTGACGTTTCCTACGAAGAGCGCTAGGCCGTTTTTCGGCGTCTGTCGGTAGAGCTTGAGATGTTGCATCGCCCTTTCAAGTGCCCCCAGAACGTTCTTTCGCGTTGATTTGCTCTTTATGTTTTGGGCTGTCCCGTACTCCTCGCGAAGTTGCTGCATGACCTTGTTTACATCGTATCCATCTGGTATGTACAGGCTGACAAGCTCGGTTGCTCGACCTCGATAATCCTTCAGCTCCTCCACCTTCTTCTTGAGTTCATACATATCGGCAGACTTGTGAGACATGAGCATCACTCCCAGGATTTTTTTCGCTGAAAGATGAAGAAAAGGCGAATTTATAAAAGTTTAGGGATTTAGACACTAGAACCACGAGATTATTATAAGTGCTATAGCCCCTAGAACCCCACCTATGGCGACCACGAGGACGTTCAGCCAGGTAAACGGCACGTTCGAGATGCCTACCCAATTAGTGAACCAGAGTATTATCAAACCTATGACCGCGTTGGCCACGAGATACCTTAATATGGCAAGCCCAATCCTGACCACCAGCAGAAAGACCAGAAACAGGAAAAACAGGAACAACAGTTCAGCTAACATGGTACCACCGAGGTGTGTATAAAGCGAACCGTCTTTTTAAGTTTTCTCGCAAGTTGGTACTAACAAATGAATGGGTGCATGAAGATCAAATGGGACTAGAGTTTTGTCAGGGCCTCTCTGGCTATGTCTCCAAGTCTCACCCACTTCTTTCCTTCAAAGGGCAGTACCACCTTGTCCTCAACGTTAACCAGTTCACTGACCTCTCCCCTGAGTTCGTGGAGTCCAAGCTCCCCTATGACTATGAGAAGGAACCCCTTTTGGTCCTTGTTTCCCTCCCGGAGTCCCCTTGCGATGGTGTCCACGATCCATTCCCTGCTCTGGGTGACAAGCTCGGGGAACCTCCTAATGGTTTCATACGCCAGGAGCATGGCGTTTTCCCTAACGTAGGGATTCCCGTTTTCCATAAGTGAAACAAGCTTTTCAAATGTTTTTGATGACATATGCTTACCTATTGAATCCGGGCTTTCCCTGACCACGTCGGTTAACAGGAGCAGCGCGTCACCTACTATCCCAGGGTTGCTGTCTTCGAGGAGTTCAAAGAGCCCCTGGAGTGACTTCTTGTCCTTTATCGCCTGCACGGTGGCCTCGTCAAAGCGCTCCTCTTCGATGAGTTTTTTCATTTTATCCTTCTTTGAGCCGAATGAAAGGAAGCCCATTGTATCACCCCTAGTTGCGGGCTTGACTTACACTTATGTTCTGTTGCCTAAATTCTCTAGGCTCCTACTTAACTCCTTTTCCGTTTGATTCATTTTGTTTCCTACCTCTCTGGCCAGTCCTTTAACCCCGATCAGTCTATATATGATAATCGCCGCTATAATCATCCCTATTGCCATTACAGTAATGTACTCTAACGAAGACTGCCCTCTTCTGAACATCGGCCGCACCACCGCATTTATTAAAATAAAAATCCGAGAAATATTTTTAAAATATAAAAACAATATATGGAAAAAGAACCATCAGCCACTCTGGTTAAGCTGGTTGAGTGTGTTGTTAAGCTCCTTGGATGTGCTGTTTATTGTAGTCGCGGCATTCTTGGTCCTTCCGCTGAGCTGTCTTACAACAACCAATATTATAATCAGGGCGGCCGCAATCATAAACAGGTACTCGATAGCACCCTGGGCTTTTCTCTTCACTTTAACACCTCCAAAGGGTTACTTCAACCCAGTTAGACCAAAAAAGCTTATATAATTTTCTACTCAAATTTAAGGGGGAGCTACCCAATATTGTGGAAACTACAGGGGTGGTCATGTGCAGTTGCTAACTTTCCAACATGACTCTGCAAGTGTTGAGGATGTTGCAACAAACATCGTACTCAAATCAAGAGAAATCCTCTCACATCGTCAAGGTTTCATATCATCTGCAAAGATTGACATGTCCTTTGGAGCTTTTATGAACCTCACCGTAACTCTGGTGATAGATGACCGTCACAACATGGAAAAGGGGGTTGTGGTGGAGCATTCAACCGGTAAGAACAGAGAAGATGCCATAAACAATGCCGTGGTAAAGGTGAACGGTTCCCTGCCGGATGGAGCGCGCGTGGTGGCTTTCGACGTTGGGACTTACATCACCCCAGTAACTAGGAGAACCTATGCCGTTGTCGTTGCCGTTTATAACGCCCCCCTCCAGAAGCGTGACCTCAGTGAGTATAGCCTTGGGGAACGACGGAGCCTTCTGAAGAGGGTCCTACGGGAGTTTGACTACAACCCCAAGGTCCTCAATATCTCGGAAATCGCCAGGGTGTTCGGGGTCTCGAGGGATTCAATCTACTACGACATTGAGCAGATACTGAAGGAGGCAATGAAAAAGGGCTGACGTCCTCATCCAGATGCACTTATCGGTGCTGGTGTCGCGGAGAGAACGAATAGCACCACAGCAATGACAGCTAGGAGGATCCTCTTCTTGGATAGGGGGGTCACTTCGTCGAGCGCTCCAGGATTTCCGGCCATACCCATCATGAGCACGAGCAGCCCCCAGATCATCCACCCAATCCACAGGTAACTCATGGCCATCAGTGCAAATGCCAGAACAATCGTCATGTAGCGGTGTGCCTTTTCTGACAGGAGCGCCCTTGCTATGTGCCCTCCGTCGAGCTGGGCTGCGGGAATGAGGTTGAGGAATGTTACAAGTATCCCAACCCAGCCGGCTATGGCGATGGGGTGGAGGAAGAGAACCGTGTTTCCAGATTGGGAGAACATGTACTTTTCAATGAGCATGAATAAGAGATTCTCACCGAATGTTATCCCTCCCTGTCCTGGGGGGATGAGGTTTGCCGGGACTGAAACCGAGAGCTTCAATCCGATTATGCTTACTGGGAGGGCCACGAGGAAGCCTGCAAGGGGTCCACTGACGCCGAGGTCTATGGCTGCATCCTTTGTTGGCAGGGGGGATTTAACGCGTATAACCGCCCCTAAAGTTCCGAGTATGCTTGGGAACGGGATGAAGTAAGGCATCGTGGCGCGAACACCGTGGTAAGCGGCTGCTATCTTATGTCCCAGCTCATGGGTTCCTAAGATCCCCATGACACTGATGGAAAATGCCAGGGCGTTGAGATAGGGGTTTCTGATGCCCGGAATGCCATAGCGGTCAAGGAGTTGTATGTACCCCATGGACAGGAGGTAGCCGGCCAAAAACGTCGTGGCTATGGTCGAAATCAGGAAAACCCACGGGAGCCAGGGGTTGTCGGGTTTGATCTCCCCCGCGGGGAAGACGTAGAGAAAGACCTCTCCACTCCTCTTTTTTAGAGCCGCCCAGTAGCCGTGCTCCTCAAGCTCTCTTAGGAATTCCTCAAAATTGGCTGAGAGGGTTTCATCGACAGTGAACACAAAAACGTTTCCGTCCCTGCCACGGAAGTTCGCCCTGTAGAATTTCTTTATAACATCTTCCACTTCATCGGTGGGTTTGATGGGCGTTGGGCTTATCACCATGTCCCTCTTATTCAGCTCAGGAGAGGGCATTCTTTCGGTTTCAAACCCCACCAGGATCATGTCGCCTCCACATCTGGGACAGGCTCCCTCAAGAAGAGGCTCATTAGAGTCAATGATTTCCCTGTGACCGCAGTTTACACACTCGTAGATTCCCCTCGGCATTTTCTCTCCCAGAGTGAAAAGTAGAAAGGAGGTTAAAAAACCTACTCCCCAGATTCGGGAACCTCCACTTCACCGTCCTCGGCGTTGACCCTGGCCTTGACACCACTCTTCAGCTTTGAAATATCTACGCCATCAACCATCGGAATGCTTGAGATTATCGCCCCGGTTGCTACTATCGTCTCGGCTTCACCTGCGATTATTGCCTTTGGAGCTTTGCCGTTCTTCTTAAGGGCGTAGATGATGTATGAACCGACGGTTGAACCTTTTCCCCGTGGAAACGCGAGTATCTTCCCGGCTATACTCTGCCCGCGTATGTCGCTCTCCGCGTCGGTGACGACCCCTGTCTCCGGGTCAACACCGCCGAGGAAAGAGAGGGGCTTTTGAGATACGATAAGCTCGCCCTCGGCCTTCCCTCCGACTATCTTCCTCCCCTTGAGTCTCATCCTCTCACCTCATGGGGCCTCCTTGATGAGGTTTTCAGCGTCATCTAACCTCACGTTGAATCCGAAGGAGCGGAAGTAGAAAGCTGATTTCCCGCTGTTGGTCGCTATGCCTCTGTACCATCCTTTTATCGGCGAGACGACGAAGCACACATCTGGAACTATCCTCCCGTTGTAGCGCTCTATGGTTTCTGTGTAGCCAAGTGCATCTGCCAGAGCTTTTACAGCCCTGCTGGCGGTTATGGAAAGGGGTATTTTGAGAGGTCTTCCGCGCATCGCCAGAAGCTCGGCTACCTCCTTCACCTCTGGCAAGGAGGCATGAGGGCAACCGACGAGGATCATATCTATCCCGCTCCAGTCGTCTCTGAACTGCTCTTTAACAGCTTTGATGTCGTCGTTTTTGACGGTTATCGTTTCCAGTTTATCGGCTATCGCTTTCCTGTATTCAGGGGTTTCCCCTTCAACGTGGTAGAGCGCTATCGAACCGCTCGCCGCCATCGCGGCCCCCATCTCCTTGAGGAACTCGGTCTGTTTTGGTTTTATACCCCTGAGGTATGGCACGTCGTTGCCAAGGGTTCTGCCGAGGTGGTAGCCTAAGGCCGCGTAGTCAACGAACGTCCTGACTTTGGCTTTAACGTCAACGATCACCGTCGCCTTCCGGTTCTCATCGAGGTGGAGTCCGTAGTTCGGAGTTTTGCCCACTATCGCTGCCGCCAGACTTGAGGGGCCGCCCTCCCTGTTGGTCCTCGCCCCGATTATCGAGTTGGCGAAGACCACCGCTGAGCTCTCGCTCCAAGCTATGTGGTCGCCGAACTTCGGGAGGTTCGCGCCGTAGTATGGCGTACAGGTCGAGGTAACCTCGATGCCCATCTCGCGGTAGAGGTTGAGGACTTCACTCTGCTTCTCCATAAATATATCGTCTCCTATTCCAGCAGGGTTTAAGGTCGTGTAAACGGAGACTTTTGCGCCGGCGTCGGCGAAATCCCTCAGGAACTCAAGTCCCGCTTCACCTATGTTCTTGTAGGAGACGCCCGCAACCTGTGCGCTTTTGATTGGTATGAGTCTATCGGCCCCGTAGATTTCCCCGAGGGCAACGAGTATCTCCATGGCTTTCTGGAGGGCGTAGCCGTATTCACCGGCAAGAATAAGCTCCTCCTCCTTAGTCAGGTACATTCCACCACCGTTATCAGTTCGTGCGGGAGAATATAAAGCCCACCCCGAAAGATTTATAAACCTCTCTCAAACACTAAGAACTGAATTGAGCAGCGGGGTGGGGCAGCTAGGAGTGCCCGCCGGGCTCATAACCCGGAGGTCGGCCGTTCAAATCGGCCCCCCGCTATTCCGCTTTGTTATAGTTTCTTTAAAATTTTGTCTGTTGTGTTTTAGTAGTCCGAAATACATGAGTACTTTGTTCTGTTTTCTTGGGATACTGAATCCAATCTCATGGGTATATGCGTAGACACTCCCCTGCGGTATATCGTCAGTGTAAACAGATCCGAATTGTATTGGTATTGCTTTCCTCGTATCATCACAAGTTGTCCTTTTCGCTTTGTTTGATATATCTTCGAATGGATATTCAAGCCCGTCAGAAGTTCTTGACAGAGTTTAAGGATGTCAAGGTTATAATTGTACACTTTTA encodes the following:
- a CDS encoding pro-sigmaK processing inhibitor BofA family protein; amino-acid sequence: MLAELLFLFFLFLVFLLVVRIGLAILRYLVANAVIGLIILWFTNWVGISNVPFTWLNVLVVAIGGVLGAIALIIISWF
- a CDS encoding aconitase X catalytic domain-containing protein — protein: MYLTKEEELILAGEYGYALQKAMEILVALGEIYGADRLIPIKSAQVAGVSYKNIGEAGLEFLRDFADAGAKVSVYTTLNPAGIGDDIFMEKQSEVLNLYREMGIEVTSTCTPYYGANLPKFGDHIAWSESSAVVFANSIIGARTNREGGPSSLAAAIVGKTPNYGLHLDENRKATVIVDVKAKVRTFVDYAALGYHLGRTLGNDVPYLRGIKPKQTEFLKEMGAAMAASGSIALYHVEGETPEYRKAIADKLETITVKNDDIKAVKEQFRDDWSGIDMILVGCPHASLPEVKEVAELLAMRGRPLKIPLSITASRAVKALADALGYTETIERYNGRIVPDVCFVVSPIKGWYRGIATNSGKSAFYFRSFGFNVRLDDAENLIKEAP
- a CDS encoding LAGLIDADG family homing endonuclease; this translates as MAKVYPREFLRGFFDSEGSTIVSGSYVRVKVYNYNLDILKLCQELLTGLNIHSKIYQTKRKGQLVMIRGKQYQYNSDLFTLTIYRRGVSTHIPMRLDSVSQENRTKYSCISDY
- a CDS encoding class III signal peptide-containing protein, translated to MKRKAQGAIEYLFMIAAALIIILVVVRQLSGRTKNAATTINSTSKELNNTLNQLNQSG
- a CDS encoding site-2 protease family protein → MPRGIYECVNCGHREIIDSNEPLLEGACPRCGGDMILVGFETERMPSPELNKRDMVISPTPIKPTDEVEDVIKKFYRANFRGRDGNVFVFTVDETLSANFEEFLRELEEHGYWAALKKRSGEVFLYVFPAGEIKPDNPWLPWVFLISTIATTFLAGYLLSMGYIQLLDRYGIPGIRNPYLNALAFSISVMGILGTHELGHKIAAAYHGVRATMPYFIPFPSILGTLGAVIRVKSPLPTKDAAIDLGVSGPLAGFLVALPVSIIGLKLSVSVPANLIPPGQGGITFGENLLFMLIEKYMFSQSGNTVLFLHPIAIAGWVGILVTFLNLIPAAQLDGGHIARALLSEKAHRYMTIVLAFALMAMSYLWIGWMIWGLLVLMMGMAGNPGALDEVTPLSKKRILLAVIAVVLFVLSATPAPISASG
- a CDS encoding ATP-binding protein, which produces MSVSKEEIETAVEELDGIPGWLVEFGFHYWKRGDFERALDMTMRKARALIREELLELEKRSRRYSLILHAVAMGLTSWSMIKEYVEAKAGPVTNARLSELLRNLKKMGWITRENRKYRIIDPVVERVLREG
- the prf1 gene encoding peptide chain release factor aRF-1; its protein translation is MSHKSADMYELKKKVEELKDYRGRATELVSLYIPDGYDVNKVMQQLREEYGTAQNIKSKSTRKNVLGALERAMQHLKLYRQTPKNGLALFVGNVSEQEGVSDIRLWAIVPPEPLKVRLYRCDQTFVTEPLEEMLRVKDAYGLITVEKNEATIGLLRGKRIEVIDELTSNVPGKTRAGGQSARRYERIREQETHEFMKRIAEHAAKVFLPLLEKGELRGIIIGGPGPTKEDFIEKEYLHHELRKKIIGVVDISYSGEYGLKELVEKASDILRDHEAIKERHLIQNFFKHLVKDTGMITYGEKEVRKALELGAVETLLISEGYDRVRVHAKCNNCGWEETKTMSEQEFHIYRKRLTHCPKCGSQNISFDKWDVAEELIKMAEEAGSDVEVISLDTEEGQQFYKAFGGIAAFLRYKIR
- a CDS encoding DUF126 domain-containing protein, whose product is MRLKGRKIVGGKAEGELIVSQKPLSFLGGVDPETGVVTDAESDIRGQSIAGKILAFPRGKGSTVGSYIIYALKKNGKAPKAIIAGEAETIVATGAIISSIPMVDGVDISKLKSGVKARVNAEDGEVEVPESGE